TTTACTGAGCAATGCAATTAAATTCACCTCGAAAGGGAGTGTAACTTTTACAGTTGGCTATGTTCGATATTTTGAATCCAACCCAATCGAAAATTCACCTCAAACTCAAGACAAGATTCGCTTTCAAATTGAAGATGAGGGAATTGGCATTCCTGCGGATAAATTAGCGAATATTTTTCTGCCCTTCGAACAATTACAAGATAGCCAATCTCTTAATGAGGGAACCGGACTCGGCTTAACCATTAGCCGAAATATTCTGCAACAGATGGGCAGCCAAATCAAGGTTGAAAGTGTTGTGGGCAAAGGGAGTTTTTTTTGGTTTGACTTAGATTTGCCAGAGGTGAAATCGAGGGCGCGTACTGCCCAGCAGATTCCCAAGGAGTCGTCCCGATCTCTAGATAATTCCCTTCTTGTTGATACTGCTGTTGAGGAAGTCGAAGAAAAACCCCTAGAGGAACGTGCTTCAAAAACCTTGTTTGAGGCTACGCCACCGCAACAAGAACTCAAACATTTATTAGACCTTGTAACCAAAGGAGATATTCGAGCGAGTTTGACCCTTGTGGCAGAATGGGAAAAAGACAATTCAGCAGGGTTGCCGTTTATCCAAAAATTGCGTTCCCTCGCTGAGAGTTTTCAGCTCGATCGACTCCAAAAATTGATTCAAACGTACATTAAATAATAATTGCAAGTGTCTAAGCTAAAACATATCTAATTAAATGCATAGAAGCTTATTTTGTGGGGACGCGATCGCGCAAAGAGAAATTTCCTAGCGAAGAAAACCCTCAGAACGAATCGGGCGACCATTTTGAAAGACCACTACCCCCCTCGAATTCACATAGTAGGAAAAACTACCATTATCCGCACGATAGCGATCGCGCACGAGATGACGCGCCTGAAGCCAAACAAAATCCGCAGGATTGGTTTTAGACTGTCCGAAATAGAAGACTCGATCCCCCACTTGACAAACATTGACGCGAAACCTCGACGTTTCCCCCGCAATGAGGGGTTGCGCGTCGCAAGCAGTTGGGGTTTGAACGACGGGAAATTCTTGAAAACGGATTGTATTTGCTGAAATTGTCTCTGATTCCGGCGCGGCAGCAACGGTTCGCGGCGAGGGAATTTTCCCCCTAACAAGGGGAGGAAGCACCGCAAAGGGATCGACCCAGCGCCCTCGAATACTACCCTGCCGGACTTCAAAATGGAGGTGAGGCCCGGTGCTATTGCCCGTGCTGCCCATGAGCGCGATCGTTTGACCCTTGGCGACCTTTTGACCTTCTCTGACCCACAGACGCGACCCGTGACCGTAGATCGTGTAAGTCCCGTCGGCGTGTTTGAGTTTGATGGCGTTTCCCAACCCAAAGGCATCCCACCCAGAAAAAACGACTTCGCCTGCTTTAGCGGCGCGAATGGGCGTTCCCAGCGATCCGGCAATATCAATGCCCAAATGTGTCGAACTGAACCCTTGGGTAATTGTCCCCTGGGTGGGCCAACTTGGCGTGTCAATTTCTGTGGGATGGATGCGTGCAATTGTTTCGGGGGAAGAATGTTGGGCAGAAACCGCGCCACCCACCCACGGCGAACAAAATGCGGTTACGAAGCCTAGGATGAGGAATCGAGAGAGAGTCGATTGTTTCATGAAATTATTCCAACTGCAATAAATAGCCCTGAAGCGGTTTTCTTTGTTGCTTCCTTTCAACTTGGCGCAGCCTGCATCCGGATATCTTTTCCGCGATTCCATAGAAAACTACCGACCGCAGCACACGCCGTTAAATGGTTAGGGATAATTTCAGTAGATGGAAAAAATACTCTATCTGTTCCCCATTCTTTTATTCAGAATTCAGGTTGAAATCCTACGTGAGTCAGCCCCTAATCATCCCCTTCTACCTGAGCGCGATATTCATCCGCCGTCAGAACATTCTCTAAATCCCCGTCGGGATCGTCAATGCGCACCTTCAATAACCAACCGTCGCCGTAGGGATCGTCAGCAATGAGTTCGGGGGATTCAAGCATGGCTTCATTGCGTTCGATGGTCGTTCCTGAAATTGGGGCGTTTAATTCTTCAACGGCTTTGACGGATTCAATCGTGCCAAACCCTTCTCCTGCTTGCAGTTCGTCCCCATCATTGGGTAATTCAAGGAAGACGATATCTCCCAGTTGATCGACAGCAAAGGCGCTAATACCAATGGTTGCGATTTCGCCATCTAAGCGCACGTATTCATGGCTATCGAGATATTTTAAATCTTCAGGATATTCCAACTCCATCTCAAGTCCTCTATACTCTTGCAATCTGTGTGGGTTTTTCTGTTTTGGTCATCATAACCCCTATCGAAGGGGTTGAGACGATCTGGGGCGTTTTTCTTGCGTTGCGAAGCGAACCTTTATGGGATGGCGGGTTCGAGTAAATGCTGACGGATTCCCCAATTCCAAAAATCCGGATCGATTGAAAATTTGGCGATTAACAAAAAATTTAATGTTAGAGGGAGCGTTAATCTAAAGCGATCGCGCCCAAGAAAAAGACTCAATATTTTTTCAGGTCATTGTGAAAATCTGATGAAAATTGCTAAACTCAATGACTACATTAGACAAAAATGCGATGGGTTTGAAAAGCGGGCGCGCGATCGCGTAATTCTTGAAAGCTCTGTCTAACGAATCAGGATAAACACTCCATTATTGCAGAAAAAGCAATCCCATCTCTCTTTTTACGACATTAAGAATTGATAAGACTCTTCCACAGAAGCTATATCATAAAGTTTTGGTAAGGAAAAGACTTCGTTAGTAGAAAATGTAATTAAAGATACAGAAAAAGATAGGCAAAAAATACAAGAATTTATCAATTTATTATGTCATTCCGAAATGGGATGTCAAAATAATTACTCCCAACCCATCGTCTATTTTTCGATTTTGAAAACTAGATTTGGGTTAGCCCAATCGAGGAGTATGTCAATCACCTTCGATTGTTTTCCCATACGTCACCAACAAGTCTCGTGAAGATGTCTCAAGCAACAACAGAAATGAAATCACGTAAAGAAAGGAGGAGGTTAAGCGAGTCGCCGCGCGATCGCTCCCTTAGAGATGCGCCGTACTTGACCTCCTTTAAAGTCATTGCCAGCAAGCTCTCTCCCTAC
This genomic stretch from Lusitaniella coriacea LEGE 07157 harbors:
- the gcvH gene encoding glycine cleavage system protein GcvH, with the protein product MELEYPEDLKYLDSHEYVRLDGEIATIGISAFAVDQLGDIVFLELPNDGDELQAGEGFGTIESVKAVEELNAPISGTTIERNEAMLESPELIADDPYGDGWLLKVRIDDPDGDLENVLTADEYRAQVEGDD
- a CDS encoding M23 family metallopeptidase, which produces MKQSTLSRFLILGFVTAFCSPWVGGAVSAQHSSPETIARIHPTEIDTPSWPTQGTITQGFSSTHLGIDIAGSLGTPIRAAKAGEVVFSGWDAFGLGNAIKLKHADGTYTIYGHGSRLWVREGQKVAKGQTIALMGSTGNSTGPHLHFEVRQGSIRGRWVDPFAVLPPLVRGKIPSPRTVAAAPESETISANTIRFQEFPVVQTPTACDAQPLIAGETSRFRVNVCQVGDRVFYFGQSKTNPADFVWLQARHLVRDRYRADNGSFSYYVNSRGVVVFQNGRPIRSEGFLR